Proteins encoded by one window of Lathyrus oleraceus cultivar Zhongwan6 chromosome 1, CAAS_Psat_ZW6_1.0, whole genome shotgun sequence:
- the LOC127080397 gene encoding uncharacterized protein LOC127080397, with protein sequence MATRRARYTPLATDEDDYTGDQNRAFDPRFDYTPRSLDRVPWKSIALALFLLFLGTGLLFLSYFIFTGHMGGERSQAYGLLALGFLSFLPGFYETRLAYYSWRGAKGFRFSEIPDY encoded by the exons ATGGCAACTAGACGTGCTCGTTACACGCCTCTTGCCACGGATGAGGATGATTATACTGGTGACCAAAATAGAGCATTTGACCCTCGATTTGATTACACGCCAAGATCCTTGGACAGAGTTCCCTGGAAATCTATTGCCCTTGCACTCTTTCTGTTGTTTCTTGGTACCGGACTTCTGTTTCTTTCCTATTTTATTTTCACCGGTCATATGGGGGGAGAACGGTCTCAAGCTTATGGCCTTTTAGCATTAGGATTTCTCAGCTTTCTTCCAG GGTTTTATGAGACTCGTCTTGCATATTATTCATGGAGGGGTGCCAAAGGATTTCGCTTTTCTGAGATCCCCGATTACTAG